Proteins co-encoded in one Pocillopora verrucosa isolate sample1 chromosome 1, ASM3666991v2, whole genome shotgun sequence genomic window:
- the LOC131770299 gene encoding uncharacterized protein yields MVLTHMRERRRAQKVAKICESESESADTAGTISASESSSSNGSPPPSIYDKKRKEYVAYFNPKLTQASCDCIILVALDKPSVMHVQRSKELEKLKKLFGLSLLRGKDKNTYTRATANALLEHGYVEVDKEGDLTNLRRDQLKVAKKIDL; encoded by the exons ATGGTCCTTACACATATGAGAGAACGAAGAAGGGCGCAGAAAGTTGCAAAGAtttgtgaaagtgaaagtgaaagtgcaGACACAGCAGGTACAATTAGTGCAAGTGAATCAAGCAGTAGTAATGGATCACCTCCCCCCAGTATCTACgacaaaaagaggaaagaatATGTGGCCTATTTTAACCCAA AACTGACACAGGCATCGTGCGACTGCATTATTTTAGTTGCCTTGGACAAGCCATCTGTGATGCATGTCCAAAGATCCAAGGAACTAGAAAAGCTCAAAAAATTGTTTGGGCTGAGCCTCCTAAGAGGCAAAGATAAAAACACTTATACAAGGGCAACAGCGAATGCTCTCCTGGAACATGGGTATGTTGAAGTGGATAAAGAGGGAGACCTTACCAACCTCAGGAGAGACCAGTTGAAAGTGGCCAAAAAGATTGATCTCTAA
- the LOC136280237 gene encoding uncharacterized protein, translated as MPGKCLFSDRWLENSSYKLWLERDADKFKAKCRVCMKAFDVSNMGESALKSHEKGKKHIHLIEKQQRNTTGDIRNLFSNSSFAAPRTATESNNSTLTVSSSAASTTAGMSGFVTRNDTLTAEIWWALKVNSSHYSYNSCTDINFLVQQMFPDSDIAKKFTCGEKKASYLSCFGIAPCFKSLLKEKVKSSKGHVLLFDESLNHELQKKQMDFHVRIWNHDKVETRYYDSQFLGHSSAEDMLQKFHSCKEDLSCRNLIQLSMDGPKVNWKFYEMVEQELKSDFSCTLLNTGSCGIHVVHGAFKDGCDAAGWTVQKTLSSLYWLFKDSPARREDYIRITGSSVFPLKFCQHRWLENVSVAERALEVWPHIVKYINAVKAKKVTDPKSKSYETISSSCCDPLMPAKIAFFSSVAKQINPFLTAFQTDKPMLPFMSISLYTLLKSLLNRFIKGELVTEATSPLKILRLKPTDKEQQLDYQKVDVGFVAQHMLKEKSGKLSERQVLQFRMECKDFLAKTASKLLDKTPINYRLVRSMSCLDPRLMASEKEGCVKKMKRVLEILVEAHRLKADECDEVIYQFGQFLDECAGNPDFEDFDPSESSLRVDTLLYEHMAGNKQLAKAWGVVELLLLMSHGQATVERGFSVNKEVAVENLSERSFIAQRIIHDHIESVGGLANVKISKQLLMASAGARQKYISYLEEQKRIKVSQENTLKRKAAMDGTDVLKKKKRQIETDIEALLKTADEFADRAEDSRNLTWVAKSNSLRRSAKEKRAVLKDIEEQLEGKLQELKNN; from the coding sequence ATGCCTGGGAAATGCTTGTTTAGTGACCGATGGTTGGAAAACTCTTCCTATAAATTGTGGCTGGAACGTGACGCGGACAAGTTTAAAGCAAAATGTAGAGTTTGTATGAAAGCGTTTGATGTATCAAATATGGGAGAATCGGCATTGAAAAGCCACGAAAAGGGAAAGAAGCATATTCATCTTATcgaaaagcaacaaagaaatacaacagGTGACATAAGAAACCTTTTCTCGAACAGCTCTTTCGCTGCCCCTCGAACAGCCACTGAAAGTAACAACTCTACTTTGACTGTATCAAGTAGTGCCGCTAGTACAACAGCAGGTATGTCCGGGTTCGTGACGAGGAATGATACTTTAACTGCTGAAATTTGGTGGGCGCTAAAGGTGAATAGCAGCCATTATTCGTATAATTCCTGTACAGATATAAACTTCTTAGTGCAGCAAATGTTTCCAGACAGTGacattgcaaagaaatttacctGTGGGGAGAAAAAGGCCTCCTATCTTTCTTGCTTTGGTATTGCACCATGTTTCAAGAGTCTTCtaaaggaaaaagtcaaatctTCAAAGGGACATGTGCTTTTGTTTGATGAAAGTTTGAATCACGAACTGCAAAAGAAGCAGATGGATTTCCATGTTCGCATCTGGAATCATGACAAAGTTGAAACTCGCTATTATGATTCACAATTTCTTGGGCATTCTAGTGCAGAGGATATGCTTCAAAAGTTTCATTCTTGCAAAGAGGACTTGAGCTGTAGAAATCTGATTCAACTCTCTATGGATGGGCCCAAGGTTAACtggaaattttatgaaatggtAGAGCAAGAATTGAAGAGTGATTTCAGTTGCACTCTCCTTAACACAGGCAGTTGTGGTATACATGTTGTGCATGGAGCTTTTAAGGATGGTTGTGATGCAGCTGGATGGACGGTGCAGAAAACTCTCTCCAGTCTTTACTGGCTGTTTAAAGACAGTCCGGCTCGAAGAGAAGACTACATTAGAATAACTGGTAGCAGTGTATTCCCCCTAAAATTCTGCCAGCACCGGTGGTTAGAGAATGTGTCAGTTGCCGAGCGAGCACTGGAAGTGTGGCCTCACATTGTCAAATACATTAATGCTGTTAAGGCAAAGAAAGTTACTGATCCCAAGTCCAAATCTTACGAGACCATTAGCAGTAGTTGCTGTGATCCCTTGATGCCAGCAAAGATTGCCTTCTTCTCATCAGTGGCAAAACAGATCAATCCTTTTCTCACAGCATTTCAGACTGATAAACCTATGCTGCCATTCATGAGTATCAGTTTGTACACTTTGTTGAAATCATTGTTGAATAGGTTTATCAAGGGTGAACTTGTTACCGAGGCAACATCTCCTCTGAAGATCCTGAGGTTGAAGCCCACTGATAAAGAACAGCAGTTAGACTACCAGAAAGTTGATGTTGGCTTTGTGGCACAACACatgctgaaagaaaaatctgGGAAATTGAGTGAAAGGCAAGTTCTTCAATTCAGAATGGAATGTAAAgattttcttgcaaaaacaGCCTCTAAACTGCTTGACAAAACACCAATAAATTATCGACTAGTAAGAAGTATGTCTTGTCTGGATCCAAGGCTAATGGCATCAGAGAAAGAAGGATgtgtcaaaaaaatgaaaagagttcTTGAAATTCTTGTGGAAGCCCACAGATTGAAGGCTGATGAGTGTGATGAGGTGATATATCAGTTTGGACAGTTTTTGGATGAATGTGCAGGTAATCCTGACTTTGAAGATTTTGACCCTAGTGAATCCTCTTTAAGAGTCGACACACTGTTATATGAACACATGGCTGGTAATAAGCAACTGGCAAAAGCATGGGGGGTAGTTGAATTATTGCTGCTAATGTCTCATGGTCAAGCCACAGTTGAAAGAGGATTTTCTGTAAACAAAGAAGTGGCAGTTGAGAACCTGTCGGAAAGATCGTTCATTGCACAGAGGATTATTCATGATCATATTGAATCAGTTGGAGGCCTTGCCAATGTAAAAATCTCAAAGCAACTACTTATGGCATCTGCTGGAGCGCGACAGAAATATATTTCCTATCTAGAAGAGCAGAAGAGAATTAAAGTGTCCCAGGAAAACACGCTTAAAAGAAAGGCAGCAATGGATGGGACTGATgtgctgaagaagaaaaaacggCAAATTGAAACTGATATAGAGGCTCTTTTAAAGACTGCAGATGAATTTGCAGATAGGGCTGAAGATTCAAGAAACCTTACTTGGGTTGCCAAATCAAACAGTTTGCGAAGATCTGCCAAGGAAAAAAGGGCAGTCTTAAAGGACATTGAAGAGCAGTTGGAAGGAAAGCTCCAAgagctgaaaaataattaa
- the LOC136283112 gene encoding uncharacterized protein, with protein sequence MDSKEKEKESQNKSGVDYSFPISDYAKQLDFPVRDRYLQKIAAIGIDPVLVEGKDFKPDCLPPVESTDILCYLVLETSFYTQKQFKAFQSLEAYNQMVSGFIASVQGHIIADKFLVLAKVRHSQRMNDSLISCWVITEREGTILFAHCLGCKAGLAETCSHIASVLFYLEAWTKINGRLACTQVKCSWLLPTYVKQVEYEKVREINFTSARKMKNDLDAKIENLSNVSSPDNSAKGNVSKEIPVPSKPEMDTFYAKLSKSSSKPIALSLIPEYADSYILKSRCVPTISDLFDKKYLALSYPELLKSCQEVDIEITKEQILQVERDTVAQAKGNSFFRHRVGRIGASQSKAACQTNPAMPSQSLIQSICYPELNKLNTKALIHGCQHEQEAISAYEEIMKKELINFKIEKCGLMINEEYPWLHATPDFLCSCDCCGEGCGEVKCPFALRIVILITM encoded by the coding sequence ACGCAAAGCAGCTGGATTTTCCAGTCAGAGATCGATATTTACAGAAAATAGCGGCAATTGGAATTGATCCAGTTTTAGTCGAAGGGAAGGACTTTAAGCCGGACTGTTTGCCTCCTGTTGAATCCACAGATATTTTGTGTTATCTTGTCTTGGAGACAAGTTTCTACACTCAGAAACAGTTTAAAGCTTTCCAAAGTCTTGAAGCATATAACCAAATGGTCTCTGGTTTTATCGCAAGCGTGCAAGGCCACATAATCGCCGACAAGTTTCTTGTTTTAGCAAAGGTGAGACATTCCCAGCGTATGAACGACTCTCTTATTTCATGTTGGGTTATCACGGAAAGAGAAGGAACAATTTTGTTTGCACACTGCTTAGGTTGCAAGGCTGGCCTGGCAGAAACCTGTTCGCATATAGCAAGCGTGCTATTTTATCTGGAAGCGTGGACAAAAATAAATGGCAGACTTGCCTGCACGCAAGTGAAGTGCTCGTGGCTTTTACCTACCTACGTCAAACAAGTAGAATATGAAAAGGTGCGAGAAATAAACTTTACATCcgcaaggaaaatgaaaaacgatTTAGATGCCAAGATTGAGAACCTCTCCAATGTTTCCAGCCCTGATAACTCTGCTAAAGGAAACGTGTCAAAGGAGATCCCTGTTCCCTCAAAACCGGAAATGGATACCTTTTATGCTAAACTTAGTAAGTCTAGTAGCAAGCCCATCGCTCTAAGCTTAATACCCGAGTATGCAGACAGCTATATCCTCAAAAGTCGCTGTGTACCTACAATTAGCGATCTGTTTGATAAGAAGTACCTCGCTCTGAGTTATCCTGAGTTATTAAAATCTTGTCAAGAGGTAGATATTGAGATTACAAAAGAACAAATCTTACAAGTTGAGAGAGATACTGTCGCACAAGCGAAGGGTAACAGTTTCTTCAGACATAGAGTTGGAAGAATCGGGGCCTCCCAGAGTAAGGCTGCTTGTCAGACAAATCCAGCTATGCCCTCCCAGTCACTCATTCAGTCTATCTGCTATCCTGAATTAAATAAACTGAACACCAAAGCTCTAATTCATGGGTGTCAACATGAACAGGAAGCAATTAGTGCTTATGAAGAGATAATGAAGAAGGAACTTATCAACTTCAAAATTGAGAAATGTGGCCTTATGATAAACGAAGAATATCCATGGCTGCATGCAACTCCCGATTTCTTATGTTCATGCGACTGTTGTGGAGAAGGGTGTGGCGAGGTGAAATGCCCCTTTGCATTGAGAATTGTGATTTTGATAACTATGTAA